Within the Myxococcaceae bacterium JPH2 genome, the region AGCGTTCGGAACGCTCCGTCGACTCGGCGGGCGTGGCCTCGGCGGTCTCGCCCTCCGCGCCTTCCTCGCGCGCCTGCTTCTCGTGCTTGCGCTCTTCGCGGCGGCGCTGCGCCTCGTCGGCATCGACCTTGGCGGTCTCGAAGAATCGATCGTCGATGTCGTACAGCTCCACCTGCGTGACGGTGACGGCCGTCTTCGCCTCGAGGAACTTCTCCCCGAGCGCATCGCCGCACCAGAGCATCACCAGCGCGCCGCTGGCCTGCGCCTCGGAGCGCGCGTCGCCGCGCACGTCCCCCGCGCTGACCAGCAGGCCGACCTGCGCCGAGTAGTGGCCCAGGTCGCGCCGCAGCTCCTGCACCGTCTTGCGATCGATGGCCGGCGTGCCCTTCAGCATGCGCACCGCGTAGCGCAGCTCCACGCTGCCCTCGCGCTTGCGAGCCGTGAGCAAGGGGCCTTCCTTCGAGCGCTTGGCGACCTTCAGCTCGCGGAAGCCCAGCCCGTGCATCATCTTCACCACGGACTTCTCGAAGGTACCGACCTCGAGGTCGCCCAGGCGCTTGCGCAGCGCCCGAGCCACCGCGCGCCGCGCGTCCTTGAGCGCCGTGCGCACCGTGGTGATGAGCGCGGCATCCACCGCCGCCTCGCCCGTGGCCGCAGCCGACGGCTTGCTCAGCACCGGACGGCCACCCTCGAGCGGAATCCCGAGCGCCTGCGCAAACGCGGCCTGGAGCTCCAGGGGCGGCGCCTCGCTGGGCATGCCCGCGCGCTCCAACGTCACCTCGCCCGTCTCCTTGTTCAGCGAGTACTGGGGCCGGCGACCCGCATCGATGCGGCGCTGGTTGTCCTCCAGCAGGGCGGTGAGCACCGCCTCCACCGTGGTCTCCTCCGCACACAGCTCCTTGCCGCGAGCCCGCTCGATGATCTGATCCGTGCGCAGCGCGACCTCGGCCTCGCTGAGGATCTCGAACACCACCTCGGGCAGCGGCGGGAAGCGCTTGCGACGTCCACCCCGCTCCTCTTCCTCGTCGCGGCGACGCTTGCGCTCGCTGCCACGCCCCGCCACTCGCACGTTGTCCGTGCGCGGCTCGGGGTGTCGTTCCACCGGACGCAGCGGCGGGAGATCTTCCTCCACGTGCGGCTCAAGCACTCCGGTCTGCGCCAGCGCCTCGGCATCCTCTGGGAGCGACCAATCCGTCAGCGCGAAGGTGTCCTTCGCCGTGACAATGACCTTGCGATCCCGCGTGCGGCGCGCCATGGCAGCGAGGCGCGACAGCATCGTCACCTCGGGCGTCTTGCCGACGTGGGACAGCAGGTTCTGCTGGATGGATTTCTCCGTGATTTCGAGGAAATGCAGGGGGCGCCCTTCGCT harbors:
- a CDS encoding restriction endonuclease; this translates as MTFYEAALRVLESEGRPLHFLEITEKSIQQNLLSHVGKTPEVTMLSRLAAMARRTRDRKVIVTAKDTFALTDWSLPEDAEALAQTGVLEPHVEEDLPPLRPVERHPEPRTDNVRVAGRGSERKRRRDEEEERGGRRKRFPPLPEVVFEILSEAEVALRTDQIIERARGKELCAEETTVEAVLTALLEDNQRRIDAGRRPQYSLNKETGEVTLERAGMPSEAPPLELQAAFAQALGIPLEGGRPVLSKPSAAATGEAAVDAALITTVRTALKDARRAVARALRKRLGDLEVGTFEKSVVKMMHGLGFRELKVAKRSKEGPLLTARKREGSVELRYAVRMLKGTPAIDRKTVQELRRDLGHYSAQVGLLVSAGDVRGDARSEAQASGALVMLWCGDALGEKFLEAKTAVTVTQVELYDIDDRFFETAKVDADEAQRRREERKHEKQAREEGAEGETAEATPAESTERSERSERSERRREKRRAREEREAAREASKGGGEGEAKGGEASAEAPREAPAKVAAPPAGAGFTPSSEDDDSEEGDEEGDDEDLEAASAFVAGGRVEGSPEGAAEGTPSERKRRRRRRRGRRGRGNRGAEGAPGEAAAPTSEATAPAEAAPGSGETTASTEATSAPTSESIASAPSESAGEMPAVATPSEGSPLAAAVTAAAEAASAPVAEESEPERKESAEAAAPSPSAGPTEGGEG